From the genome of Scytonema hofmannii PCC 7110, one region includes:
- a CDS encoding helix-turn-helix domain-containing protein, whose protein sequence is MVSSTCIARQSNSQVTLRLQQEELRFTKFLMDRVADPIFWIEPNQKPNAQFLYVNNAACRLVNYSHEELVSMSIQDLNLDFLINVWSTFCNTAKKQRYLSFETRHQTKEGHCIPVEITVTSVEYEGKNYSYLFICHIKSQQASSLALPKNQQQTSSQKSYNSQYQLSTDTQTAEPAYPLSILPLDSLLNQVFNFIEESYHQSISLCDVATAVGYCPAYLTNLVRRHTGKTVNHWIVERRMLAARTLLRESNLSVSQIAEAVGYQHEGHFFRQFRQNHQTTPQAWRKAQFI, encoded by the coding sequence ATGGTTTCTAGCACCTGTATTGCTAGGCAAAGTAATTCTCAAGTTACACTGCGACTACAACAAGAAGAGTTACGCTTTACTAAGTTTTTGATGGATCGTGTAGCAGATCCAATTTTCTGGATAGAGCCAAACCAAAAACCAAACGCACAGTTCTTATATGTTAACAATGCAGCTTGCCGTTTGGTTAATTACTCTCATGAGGAGTTGGTATCTATGAGTATACAAGACCTAAACCTAGATTTCTTGATCAATGTTTGGTCAACCTTCTGCAACACTGCTAAAAAGCAGCGTTATTTATCCTTTGAGACTCGACATCAGACAAAAGAAGGTCATTGTATACCAGTTGAGATCACTGTCACCTCTGTAGAGTACGAAGGCAAAAACTATAGTTATCTGTTTATCTGTCATATCAAGTCACAACAGGCTTCCTCATTAGCTTTACCAAAAAATCAACAACAGACTTCCTCCCAGAAGTCATACAATTCGCAGTATCAGCTATCTACAGATACTCAAACAGCAGAACCAGCATATCCTCTGTCGATATTGCCTTTGGACTCACTTTTGAATCAAGTCTTCAATTTTATTGAAGAAAGTTATCATCAATCAATTAGCTTGTGTGATGTAGCTACAGCAGTTGGTTACTGTCCGGCTTACTTAACTAATCTGGTACGCCGTCATACAGGAAAAACAGTGAATCATTGGATTGTCGAGCGCCGGATGTTAGCAGCACGTACTTTACTCCGGGAAAGCAACCTGTCGGTAAGTCAGATTGCTGAGGCAGTAGGCTACCAACATGAAGGGCATTTTTTCCGGCAGTTTCGCCAGAATCATCAAACTACGCCTCAAGCTTGGAGAAAAGCTCAATTTATCTAG
- a CDS encoding NB-ARC domain-containing protein, producing MNLEEVIKTIDSVILTNTGQHLRDVEAVVLRGAWQAKTYEQIAETCQYSLGYIKQVAAPRLWKLLSEALGEDISKTNFRFIIERLWEGQPKKTLPSSESLNSVSATSINKIDTRQSRGSSDRLRSSQTKLHQDWGEVPEINIFYGRTQELAMLKKWLVNDSCRVVAVVGMGGIGKTTLSVHCTRQIQHEFEFVIWRDLRSTPSVSELLAELTRFLSPQSNDYLIEEDIDVQISNFISLLRRHRCLIVLDTTTGIQQSHHFSGHYREGYQSYSKLLRRLGQESHRSCLMWIAREKPREIGLMEGETRPVRSLYLKGLDSHAQEIFKEKNLLDPNSWEDLIQLYRGNPLALKIVASTIQELFGGKVSAFLKQETIVFGELNDILDEQFEYISALEQEILYWLAIKCQPISLSQLRAEILASVAQAELIEALESLLRRSLIERTVEEEEVIFSLQQPVVSQYVLNQICERICTEIREFSRNQKIEKIELLRTLALVNKTQTNKEIYEMQVRLILKPIKNQLCHILRDESLIEEQLTKILSFLQGKTSLVVGYARSNIESLLLELKLELSNISYR from the coding sequence ATGAATTTAGAAGAAGTCATAAAAACTATAGATAGTGTTATTCTCACCAACACGGGTCAGCATTTGAGAGATGTTGAGGCTGTTGTACTGCGAGGAGCTTGGCAAGCTAAAACTTATGAACAGATTGCAGAAACTTGTCAGTACAGCCTGGGTTACATCAAACAAGTAGCGGCTCCTAGACTTTGGAAGTTATTGTCAGAAGCCTTGGGAGAGGACATTAGTAAAACAAATTTTCGATTTATAATTGAGCGGCTGTGGGAAGGGCAACCAAAGAAAACGTTACCTTCCTCTGAATCGCTGAATTCTGTATCAGCAACAAGTATCAATAAGATTGATACAAGGCAATCTAGGGGTAGCAGCGATCGCTTAAGAAGCAGTCAGACAAAACTGCACCAAGATTGGGGTGAAGTACCGGAAATCAATATTTTCTACGGGCGCACTCAAGAACTCGCCATGTTAAAAAAATGGCTCGTAAATGACAGTTGCCGAGTAGTAGCAGTTGTGGGTATGGGGGGAATTGGCAAGACAACTCTGTCTGTACACTGCACTCGACAGATACAGCATGAGTTTGAGTTTGTGATTTGGCGAGATTTGCGAAGCACGCCATCAGTCAGCGAACTGTTGGCTGAACTAACCCGGTTTCTCTCACCTCAGTCAAACGACTATTTAATAGAAGAAGACATTGACGTTCAAATCTCTAATTTTATTAGTCTCTTACGCCGACATCGATGTCTAATCGTTCTAGATACAACAACGGGAATTCAGCAGAGTCATCATTTTTCCGGACATTATCGAGAAGGATATCAAAGTTACAGTAAGTTATTAAGACGATTAGGGCAAGAGTCTCATCGTAGCTGCTTGATGTGGATAGCTCGTGAGAAACCAAGAGAAATTGGTCTTATGGAAGGAGAAACTCGTCCAGTCCGCTCGTTATATCTCAAGGGGTTGGATTCACACGCTCAGGAAATCTTCAAAGAGAAGAATTTGTTAGATCCAAATAGTTGGGAAGACTTGATTCAACTTTATAGAGGTAATCCCTTAGCTTTAAAAATCGTTGCCAGTACGATTCAAGAATTGTTCGGTGGCAAGGTTTCTGCTTTTCTGAAACAAGAAACGATTGTTTTTGGCGAGCTGAACGATATTTTAGACGAACAGTTTGAGTACATATCGGCTCTAGAACAAGAAATTCTCTACTGGCTGGCGATTAAGTGTCAACCGATTTCCCTATCCCAATTGCGTGCAGAGATTTTAGCATCTGTGGCTCAAGCAGAATTAATCGAAGCCCTGGAATCACTTTTGAGGCGATCGCTGATTGAAAGAACTGTTGAAGAAGAAGAAGTGATATTTTCACTTCAGCAACCTGTAGTTTCTCAATACGTCCTCAACCAAATTTGTGAGCGCATTTGTACCGAGATTCGGGAATTCAGCAGAAATCAAAAAATTGAGAAAATTGAACTTTTGAGAACACTCGCCTTGGTTAACAAGACACAAACAAATAAAGAGATCTACGAAATGCAAGTCCGCTTAATTCTTAAACCCATTAAGAACCAATTATGTCATATTTTAAGAGATGAAAGTCTGATTGAGGAGCAGCTAACAAAAATTCTCTCATTTTTGCAAGGAAAAACTTCGCTAGTTGTCGGATATGCTAGAAGCAATATTGAAAGTTTGCTTTTAGAACTAAAATTGGAGCTAAGTAATATTAGCTATCGATAA
- a CDS encoding CHASE2 domain-containing protein has product MSYCINPWCLYRKNPDDQDFCQNCGSSLIINERYRVIKPLRELNQNHYTEIFEIDNLGTTKVLKVLTSNRHRLVELFEQEARILKQLRHLGVPQVDTCFCFSLKDRCKQLHCLVMEKIPGQNLAHWLEENRKLSEESAIDWLLQLVQLLEKIHKEQILHRDIKPSNIMLRPDGKLVLIDFGTARQVTMTYVEKLELGDITRVYSLGYTAPEQIQGQAGYQSDFFALGRTFVNLLTGIHPNDLPKNPQSDRLIWRDKAPHISTGLANLIDALMIPAPQERPLQPQIILEQLKVSRNQDLQINELSAGKKESFSSKARILAARGSINTWRNLYKVISVSLAIAFFVIGIRYLGILQPFELKTFDRLMALRPIEQQDPRLLLVTIDEADIQYQNRLQMPIRWSLSDRALLQLLEKLEQYQPRTIGIDIYRDFPVNPEYPDLANRLRFDSRFFAACKVPAPEDGVPDGIPQPPEVPKSRLGFSDFIADDDEVARRHLLHLTLPVTSPCAAKYALSLQLALHYLDAQGIKSQVTADGQLQIGKVLFKQLTTHISGYQNIDASGYQILLNYRSLRSPVDIAQQVSLREILEDRVTPELINLVKDRIVIIGVSAVSAVDRWKTPYSATAIPSRKEIPGMFVQAQAIAQILSAVLDGRSLIWWWPSWLEALWVFGWSLLGGILAWCIHRPVYLGLAVAVELSLLFGICCIILINAGWIPLIPPALALIIVPVVVVYFSSTDRSP; this is encoded by the coding sequence ATGAGCTACTGTATCAATCCCTGGTGTCTTTATCGCAAAAATCCCGACGATCAAGATTTTTGCCAGAACTGTGGCTCTAGCTTAATTATTAACGAGCGTTATCGTGTGATTAAGCCATTAAGAGAATTAAATCAAAATCACTATACAGAAATATTTGAAATAGATAACTTAGGAACAACAAAAGTTCTGAAAGTTTTGACCAGCAATCGCCACCGATTAGTTGAACTGTTTGAGCAAGAAGCTAGAATCCTTAAGCAGTTGAGACATCTAGGAGTTCCTCAAGTCGATACTTGTTTCTGTTTTTCTCTCAAAGATAGATGTAAACAATTGCATTGCTTAGTCATGGAGAAAATTCCAGGGCAAAATCTAGCTCATTGGTTAGAAGAAAATAGAAAATTATCTGAAGAATCAGCAATTGATTGGTTACTACAACTTGTTCAACTATTAGAAAAAATCCATAAAGAACAAATTTTACATCGAGATATTAAGCCATCCAATATCATGCTTCGTCCTGATGGGAAACTGGTTTTGATTGACTTTGGCACGGCGAGACAAGTGACTATGACTTATGTCGAAAAACTAGAATTAGGTGATATTACTCGAGTTTATTCTCTTGGATATACAGCACCAGAGCAAATTCAAGGTCAAGCCGGTTATCAGTCAGACTTTTTCGCTCTAGGACGTACTTTTGTGAATTTATTGACAGGTATACACCCCAATGATTTGCCGAAAAATCCTCAAAGCGATCGGTTAATTTGGCGAGATAAAGCACCTCATATTTCTACTGGTTTAGCAAATTTAATCGACGCTCTGATGATACCCGCGCCCCAAGAGCGACCTCTACAACCGCAGATAATTTTAGAGCAACTTAAGGTAAGCCGAAACCAAGACCTTCAGATTAATGAGTTAAGCGCAGGGAAAAAAGAGTCATTCTCGTCGAAAGCGAGAATTTTGGCTGCACGTGGCTCGATCAATACTTGGCGCAATCTTTATAAAGTAATTAGTGTGAGTTTAGCGATCGCCTTTTTTGTCATAGGGATTAGGTATCTGGGAATACTCCAACCCTTTGAGTTAAAAACTTTCGATCGCCTGATGGCGCTACGACCAATAGAACAACAAGATCCGCGTCTTTTGCTCGTAACTATCGATGAAGCTGACATTCAATATCAAAATCGGCTACAAATGCCTATTCGATGGTCTTTATCCGATCGAGCGCTTCTGCAACTTCTAGAAAAACTAGAGCAATATCAACCAAGAACTATAGGAATAGATATCTATCGTGATTTCCCCGTCAATCCTGAGTATCCCGATTTAGCAAATCGCCTGCGCTTCGACAGTCGCTTTTTTGCTGCTTGTAAAGTTCCTGCTCCTGAAGATGGTGTTCCAGATGGCATTCCCCAACCTCCAGAAGTGCCAAAATCCCGCTTGGGTTTTAGCGATTTTATTGCGGACGATGACGAAGTGGCTCGTCGCCATTTGTTACATTTAACTCTTCCCGTTACGTCTCCTTGTGCTGCAAAATATGCCTTAAGCCTCCAGTTAGCACTCCACTATTTAGATGCTCAAGGTATTAAATCACAAGTTACTGCTGATGGGCAACTACAAATTGGCAAAGTACTATTCAAGCAATTAACAACTCATATTAGTGGTTATCAAAACATAGATGCATCTGGTTATCAAATACTGCTTAATTATCGTTCTCTCCGCTCTCCTGTAGATATTGCCCAGCAAGTATCTCTTAGAGAAATTTTGGAGGATCGAGTTACCCCTGAATTAATCAACTTGGTCAAAGATCGCATAGTCATCATAGGCGTTTCTGCAGTCAGTGCTGTCGATCGCTGGAAAACCCCCTACAGTGCGACAGCAATCCCTAGTCGTAAAGAAATACCAGGAATGTTTGTGCAGGCTCAGGCGATCGCCCAAATTCTCAGCGCAGTTCTTGATGGGCGGTCTTTAATTTGGTGGTGGCCTAGTTGGCTAGAAGCCTTGTGGGTCTTTGGATGGTCATTGCTGGGGGGTATCCTTGCTTGGTGCATTCATCGTCCAGTATATCTGGGATTGGCAGTTGCAGTCGAACTTTCCCTTCTTTTCGGTATTTGCTGTATCATTTTAATCAATGCAGGATGGATACCACTAATTCCACCTGCATTAGCACTTATAATTGTCCCAGTAGTAGTTGTATACTTTAGTTCGACAGATCGCTCACCTTAA
- a CDS encoding DUF928 domain-containing protein: protein MTQKTLAKKRLLLTLMSLRYFVPLAIPGLASFSLPMQASVVKLVTNYPNSQQNQSVQQPQLPDNGAPIGRRRGGTSRNDCPALNIPVTALVPGKEKLDDFQDSASFLASTISKHPTFWVYIPELPNNTRNGEFLLQDEAGEDIYRTFLTLPPTAAVISISLPSSPSYSLKIGKKYHWYFKIYCGKQEAKARYFYVDAWIERVALTPELDLKLKVAKSQKYLTYFDHNIWYDALTNLGELLRTNSQNKNLKTDWLKFLKSIDLQDIAQEPVTIFSWDRGLTR, encoded by the coding sequence ATGACTCAGAAAACATTGGCTAAGAAAAGATTACTTCTTACATTGATGAGCCTGAGGTACTTTGTTCCTTTGGCGATCCCTGGTCTGGCAAGTTTTTCTCTACCAATGCAAGCATCAGTTGTCAAATTAGTTACAAATTATCCCAACAGTCAGCAAAATCAGTCAGTGCAACAACCGCAATTACCTGATAATGGAGCACCTATTGGTCGCCGCAGAGGCGGTACTAGTCGCAATGATTGTCCAGCACTTAACATCCCTGTTACCGCGTTGGTTCCTGGTAAAGAAAAGTTGGATGATTTTCAAGACTCTGCATCTTTTTTGGCCTCAACTATTTCCAAACATCCAACCTTTTGGGTCTATATTCCAGAGCTACCAAACAATACTCGTAATGGAGAATTTCTTTTGCAAGATGAAGCCGGGGAAGATATCTACCGAACATTTTTAACACTACCTCCAACAGCAGCAGTAATCAGCATTAGCCTACCATCAAGTCCTAGCTATTCCCTAAAAATAGGTAAGAAATATCATTGGTATTTCAAAATCTATTGTGGAAAACAAGAAGCAAAAGCTAGATATTTTTATGTTGATGCCTGGATAGAAAGAGTCGCTTTGACACCGGAACTCGATCTCAAATTAAAGGTGGCAAAATCTCAGAAGTATCTAACTTATTTTGACCACAATATTTGGTATGACGCACTTACAAACTTGGGTGAACTACTTCGTACTAATTCACAAAATAAGAATCTAAAAACTGATTGGTTGAAATTTTTAAAATCTATTGATTTACAAGATATTGCTCAAGAACCTGTAACGATATTTAGTTGGGATAGAGGTTTGACTAGATAG
- a CDS encoding beta strand repeat-containing protein, which yields MKRYILHFWIVSGFSICCSLGAGSTDAQETQIIPDGTLPKNSIVVPQGNIHTVTVGTEAGKNLFHSFRQFNIKAGDKVDFISPNTNIENILVRVTGGNRSEIMGSLATTGGSNPNLFLINPSGIVFRPKASLNVGGSFVATTANAIAFGNQGFFSASLPNNPALLTVQPSAILFNQIAAQSSIINQSTAGLKVPQGESLLLLGGNVNLNRGILEAEGGNVELAGVASNGTVGLVENKNLHFIVPDNLERADVSLTDDAKVLAQNGGSIAIAARNLNLQRSSITASVNSVSTQPGNISLDATGKMAIARSFIWNEVGDPTSFFKPSSQAVGNTGGIYLKTGSLSLSDSTNLSTNTYGQGSTAGVFVQARESVSIADNSSITSDVDRLAVGSTGGIDIKAESLSLNNRAKLSANIYGQGDTVGVFVRVSNFESIAKSFIQAKAGIAASNKAGDINIQTGNISLTNGSSLETDTVGQTMAGNVIIEARNTASFDNSFIFSDTFGAGDGGTINIKAKTLFLTNGAEILSRTLAKGKGGNIQIHASESVIISGVNPVAGNLISGLIASSEGEAGGQGGDISVTAPILQVSKGAVLSARTTGAGFGGNIKVNTNTLDLTGGGQFVTSSFSSGNAGNITVNATDTVTISGSDPTLITRLEKFGLKLIDNDGSNSGFFSRIQGNQVANAGNIEVTASKLRLSNQGTITTETKFGEGGNITLKTQSILLSNNSSITATAGTDNTGGNGGNINIDTKFLVSLGNSDITANAFTGRGGNIRLYTQGLFLDRDTDITASSKFGIDGFVEINQPDTDPSSGLVALSTNLVDASQQITTSCNSAGNPTNSSFVVTERGGMASSPFQPLIADALQVDWITPQSEPQTNSFSSVVSRRLDALRIAKFTLPETIVEATGWVKSSNGEVSLVAHTPKTTPRSSWHSVQCAI from the coding sequence ATGAAACGATATATTCTCCATTTTTGGATTGTTAGCGGATTTAGCATCTGTTGTTCTCTTGGTGCTGGCTCTACTGATGCTCAAGAAACTCAAATTATCCCAGATGGGACTCTACCCAAGAATTCCATTGTCGTACCCCAAGGTAATATCCATACTGTAACTGTAGGAACAGAAGCAGGTAAGAACTTGTTTCATAGCTTTAGGCAATTCAACATTAAAGCAGGAGATAAAGTTGATTTTATCAGCCCTAACACAAATATCGAGAATATTTTAGTTCGGGTAACGGGTGGAAATCGCTCTGAAATTATGGGGTCTCTGGCTACGACTGGAGGTTCTAATCCGAACTTGTTTTTGATTAATCCTAGCGGAATCGTGTTTAGACCAAAAGCTAGTTTGAATGTAGGTGGTTCGTTTGTAGCAACAACTGCAAATGCGATCGCATTTGGCAATCAAGGTTTTTTCAGTGCTTCTTTGCCAAATAATCCTGCATTACTGACAGTTCAACCTTCTGCTATTTTATTCAATCAAATTGCGGCTCAAAGTTCGATTATCAATCAATCGACAGCAGGTTTAAAAGTTCCTCAGGGAGAAAGTTTATTGCTACTGGGTGGGAATGTGAACTTAAATAGAGGTATTTTGGAAGCAGAAGGTGGTAACGTCGAGTTAGCAGGTGTGGCGAGCAATGGAACAGTAGGGCTTGTTGAAAATAAGAATCTGCATTTCATTGTTCCCGATAATTTGGAGCGAGCTGATGTGTCACTGACAGATGATGCAAAAGTTTTAGCTCAGAATGGTGGTAGTATTGCGATCGCAGCCCGCAACCTGAATCTACAAAGAAGTAGCATAACAGCTAGTGTAAACTCAGTTAGTACTCAACCGGGAAATATTTCTCTTGATGCTACTGGCAAGATGGCGATCGCAAGAAGCTTTATCTGGAATGAAGTCGGTGACCCAACGAGCTTCTTTAAACCATCGTCTCAAGCTGTGGGCAATACAGGTGGTATATACCTCAAAACTGGATCGCTGTCCTTAAGTGATAGCACTAACCTGAGTACCAACACCTATGGTCAAGGAAGCACTGCAGGAGTGTTTGTTCAAGCTAGAGAGTCCGTTTCTATTGCCGATAATAGTTCCATCACCAGCGATGTAGATCGTCTAGCAGTTGGCAGTACTGGCGGTATAGATATTAAAGCCGAGTCGCTTTCCTTAAATAATCGTGCTAAATTGAGCGCCAACATTTATGGACAGGGAGACACGGTAGGAGTCTTTGTACGGGTTAGTAATTTTGAGTCTATTGCAAAAAGTTTTATCCAAGCTAAAGCAGGAATTGCAGCATCAAACAAAGCTGGTGATATCAATATTCAAACAGGAAACATATCCTTAACCAACGGTTCAAGTTTGGAAACCGACACTGTAGGTCAAACGATGGCTGGAAATGTCATTATTGAAGCTCGAAATACCGCCTCTTTTGACAATAGCTTTATCTTTAGCGATACTTTTGGAGCGGGCGATGGAGGCACCATAAATATCAAGGCAAAAACCTTATTTTTAACCAATGGTGCGGAAATATTGTCCAGAACTTTGGCAAAAGGGAAGGGAGGCAATATTCAAATCCATGCATCCGAGTCCGTTATCATTTCTGGTGTCAATCCAGTTGCGGGCAATTTGATCAGTGGATTGATTGCAAGTAGTGAAGGGGAAGCGGGAGGGCAAGGTGGTGATATTAGCGTAACAGCTCCTATCTTGCAAGTCTCAAAAGGAGCCGTTTTAAGCGCAAGAACTACGGGTGCTGGTTTTGGAGGCAATATTAAGGTTAATACCAACACCCTCGATCTGACTGGTGGTGGACAATTTGTTACCAGTAGCTTTAGCAGTGGGAATGCTGGTAATATCACAGTCAATGCTACTGACACTGTGACTATCTCTGGAAGCGATCCGACTTTAATCACTCGATTGGAGAAATTTGGTTTGAAGTTGATAGACAATGACGGTTCTAATAGTGGCTTTTTTTCTCGCATCCAAGGGAATCAAGTGGCTAATGCTGGCAACATAGAAGTTACGGCTAGCAAACTGCGTCTCAGTAACCAAGGAACCATTACAACAGAGACTAAGTTCGGTGAAGGTGGAAACATCACTCTCAAGACTCAAAGTATTTTGCTAAGTAACAACAGCAGCATAACTGCTACTGCAGGGACTGACAATACAGGGGGGAATGGAGGCAATATAAATATTGATACTAAGTTCTTAGTTTCCTTAGGCAATAGTGATATTACAGCTAATGCTTTTACTGGAAGGGGCGGAAATATTCGCCTTTACACTCAAGGGCTTTTTCTAGATCGGGATACAGACATTACTGCCAGTTCTAAATTTGGGATAGATGGTTTTGTAGAAATCAATCAACCTGATACCGATCCCAGTAGTGGGTTGGTGGCTTTATCTACAAATTTAGTTGATGCATCACAACAGATTACGACAAGCTGCAATTCTGCGGGTAACCCAACTAACAGTTCATTTGTTGTTACGGAGCGTGGTGGTATGGCGAGTAGTCCTTTCCAACCCCTAATAGCTGATGCTTTGCAAGTGGATTGGATAACTCCCCAGTCTGAGCCTCAAACCAACTCTTTTTCATCTGTGGTAAGCCGGAGACTTGACGCTTTGCGTATCGCCAAATTTACATTGCCAGAAACGATCGTTGAAGCAACTGGATGGGTGAAAAGCAGCAATGGTGAGGTATCTTTAGTTGCACATACACCAAAAACAACACCTCGTAGTTCTTGGCATTCTGTTCAATGTGCTATCTAG
- the bchI gene encoding magnesium chelatase ATPase subunit I, translated as MSPTAQATASARRVVFPFTAIVGQEEMKLALLLNVIDPKIGGVMIMGDRGTGKSTTIRALADLLPEIPVVANDPFSSHPSDPDLMSDEVRQQLEQGADIPTSRKKVIMVDLPLGATEDRVCGTIDIEKALSEGVKAFEPGLLAKANRGILYVDEVNLLDDHLVDVLLDSAASGWNTVEREGISIRHPARFVLVGSGNPEEGELRPQLLDRFGMHAEIHTVKEPALRVQIVEQRAEFDQNPPAFLEKYKSQQEELQQKIVNAQQLLPTVTIDYDLRVKISEVCSELDVDGLRGDIVTNRAAKAITAFERRNEVTVDDIRRVITLCLRHRLRKDPLESIDSGYKVEKAFGRVFGVEIPEDTAQKNGTGQKVRS; from the coding sequence GTGAGTCCAACTGCTCAAGCCACCGCAAGTGCGCGTCGTGTGGTATTTCCATTTACAGCAATTGTGGGTCAGGAAGAAATGAAACTGGCTCTGCTGTTGAACGTGATTGACCCGAAAATTGGCGGTGTCATGATTATGGGCGATCGCGGTACGGGAAAATCTACCACTATCCGGGCGCTGGCTGACTTGCTACCAGAAATTCCTGTCGTCGCCAATGACCCATTTAGCAGCCATCCCAGCGATCCCGATTTGATGAGCGATGAAGTTCGCCAACAGCTAGAGCAAGGGGCGGATATTCCCACATCTCGAAAAAAGGTGATAATGGTAGACTTGCCATTAGGAGCCACAGAAGACCGAGTTTGCGGCACTATTGACATCGAAAAAGCTTTATCAGAAGGTGTTAAAGCCTTTGAACCGGGATTGTTGGCAAAAGCCAATCGGGGTATCCTCTACGTAGATGAAGTGAACTTGCTAGATGACCACCTTGTAGATGTGCTTCTTGACTCTGCTGCAAGTGGTTGGAATACGGTAGAACGGGAAGGGATTTCTATTCGACATCCAGCGCGTTTTGTGCTAGTGGGTTCTGGTAACCCAGAAGAAGGTGAACTGCGTCCTCAACTCCTCGATCGCTTTGGTATGCATGCTGAGATTCATACAGTGAAAGAACCAGCCTTACGCGTGCAAATTGTTGAACAACGGGCAGAATTTGACCAAAATCCTCCGGCATTTTTGGAAAAGTACAAATCTCAGCAGGAAGAACTACAGCAAAAAATCGTCAATGCCCAACAGCTTTTACCAACTGTTACAATTGATTACGATTTACGAGTGAAAATCTCTGAAGTTTGTTCTGAACTGGATGTGGATGGATTGCGGGGCGATATAGTGACCAACCGCGCGGCTAAAGCAATAACCGCTTTTGAAAGGCGAAATGAAGTCACAGTTGATGATATTCGTCGCGTAATTACTTTGTGTTTGCGTCATAGATTGCGGAAAGACCCCTTGGAGTCCATTGATTCTGGCTACAAGGTAGAAAAAGCTTTTGGTCGCGTTTTTGGCGTAGAAATCCCTGAAGATACCGCACAAAAAAACGGTACGGGACAAAAAGTTAGAAGTTAG
- a CDS encoding RNA-guided endonuclease InsQ/TnpB family protein, translating to MYKTLPVKAKFTDIEEAFWLDQCQHANSLINCALYHVRQTHYSRLEESGNAFTTYWRGDELRHGWKTYKCFATYPELDKILKDNPHYKALAAQAAQQTLKSVGESITSYNSLVNAYYRGEVDKPSLPQYRKSGGLAAVTFPRQALTYKDGCFYPSVSRETKPHLLTEIALPLPEFIDSDWVKEVTVRPCYGQLWIDWVIDDGKQVIEVNPNLDYTQAWSFDHGGNNWLTGVSTLGQSLIIDGRKLRSMNQGYCRLVAKYKQGKSDFYWDSNLDRIQRKRNNQMRDAINKAARFIINRCLADGIGNLIIGWNEGQKNGSDMGKRNNQNFVPIPTGRLIERLKQLCSEYGIVLTITEESYTSKASFLDDDFLPTFGEKPNGWEPSGERIERGLYKTKKGFLINADCNAAANIMKKVATQLGLVLVKVGRGSLIAPHRYDLFQSLKNSFRNTLRSVALAHGRRSM from the coding sequence GTGTACAAAACTTTACCAGTTAAAGCAAAGTTTACAGATATTGAAGAAGCATTTTGGTTAGACCAGTGCCAACACGCTAACAGTTTGATTAATTGTGCTCTTTATCACGTTCGTCAAACTCATTATTCAAGGCTGGAAGAGTCGGGTAATGCTTTTACAACTTATTGGCGTGGTGATGAATTGCGGCATGGGTGGAAAACTTACAAATGTTTTGCGACTTATCCAGAACTAGATAAAATCTTAAAAGACAATCCACATTACAAAGCTTTGGCTGCACAAGCCGCACAGCAAACATTGAAATCTGTAGGTGAGTCAATCACTTCTTACAACTCCTTGGTTAACGCTTATTACAGAGGTGAAGTTGATAAACCGTCGTTACCACAATACAGAAAAAGTGGTGGACTTGCAGCAGTTACGTTCCCACGACAAGCACTAACCTACAAAGATGGTTGTTTTTATCCATCTGTCAGTAGAGAAACTAAACCACATTTGTTAACTGAAATTGCTTTACCATTACCAGAATTCATTGATTCGGATTGGGTTAAGGAAGTGACAGTGCGACCTTGCTACGGTCAGTTGTGGATTGATTGGGTAATTGATGACGGTAAACAAGTAATTGAAGTTAATCCAAATCTTGATTACACACAAGCATGGAGCTTTGACCACGGTGGTAATAATTGGCTAACGGGTGTTTCAACACTGGGACAAAGCTTAATTATTGATGGTAGAAAGTTACGTTCAATGAACCAAGGTTATTGCCGTTTAGTTGCCAAATATAAGCAGGGTAAGTCTGATTTCTACTGGGATTCTAACCTTGATAGGATTCAACGCAAGCGCAATAACCAGATGCGAGATGCCATCAATAAAGCAGCAAGATTCATTATTAATCGATGCCTTGCTGATGGCATTGGCAATCTTATTATTGGTTGGAATGAAGGGCAGAAAAATGGTTCTGACATGGGTAAACGCAACAATCAAAATTTTGTACCCATTCCAACAGGTAGATTGATTGAACGCCTTAAACAACTTTGCTCTGAATACGGAATCGTTTTAACAATTACGGAAGAATCATATACATCAAAAGCGTCATTTCTAGATGATGATTTCCTACCTACTTTTGGTGAGAAACCCAACGGATGGGAGCCTTCAGGAGAAAGAATTGAACGCGGTTTGTACAAAACCAAAAAAGGTTTTTTAATCAATGCTGACTGCAACGCGGCAGCAAACATAATGAAGAAAGTAGCCACACAGCTAGGACTTGTCTTAGTCAAGGTGGGTAGAGGGTCTTTGATAGCCCCGCATCGGTATGATTTATTCCAAAGTCTAAAGAATTCATTTCGTAATACGTTACGGAGTGTGGCTTTAGCCCACGGACGAAGATCCATGTAG